The proteins below are encoded in one region of Magnetospirillum sp. WYHS-4:
- a CDS encoding RecX family transcriptional regulator: MARQARRVTPEYLEKAALHYLERFATPAANLRRVLLRKVERAAREHETDRAQAALWIEALLDKLAGRGLLDDRLYAEGKAASLRRRGDSARTLRNKLLQKGVAPDLVEGLLDGEEEGSEFAAARALARRRRLGPWRA; encoded by the coding sequence ATGGCCCGCCAGGCAAGACGTGTCACGCCCGAGTATCTGGAGAAGGCGGCGCTCCATTACCTGGAGCGCTTCGCCACACCGGCCGCCAACCTCAGGCGCGTGTTGCTGCGCAAGGTGGAACGGGCCGCCCGCGAACACGAAACGGACCGCGCCCAAGCCGCCCTCTGGATCGAAGCCCTGCTGGACAAACTGGCGGGGCGGGGGTTGCTGGACGACCGGCTCTATGCGGAAGGCAAGGCGGCGAGCCTTCGGCGCCGGGGCGATTCGGCGCGCACCCTGCGCAACAAGCTCCTGCAAAAGGGCGTCGCCCCCGATCTGGTGGAAGGGCTGCTGGACGGCGAGGAGGAAGGGTCCGAATTCGCCGCCGCCCGCGCCCTGGCGCGGCGCCGGCGCCTGGGCCCCTGGCGGGCG